A part of Planctomycetia bacterium genomic DNA contains:
- a CDS encoding sensor histidine kinase produces the protein MSLLHVSAPVRPLRLFLSVLALVFIVEATVMLSLPWILPADSTPQLEALVDACGLTLVLAPLLWWLVIRPLQRLAALRSLLVSQLLAAQETERRRMAHDLHDGLGQTLTTLTVGLRTLEEAPSLETVKMYARELRRIGGEAHEEIRRLARGLRPAVLDDLGLAAALERYVADFRTAHGVDASFTCNCPLESRLPAEVETTLYRIAQEATMNALRHGRAGRIEVALECGAKSAELRVGDDGRGFDAGEVLRRPAAQGPFGLLSMRERAEQLHGEATIVSTIGVGTQVSVVVPLRDSNHD, from the coding sequence ATGTCCTTGCTCCATGTTTCCGCGCCGGTTCGTCCGTTGCGGTTGTTTCTTTCCGTGTTGGCGCTCGTATTCATCGTCGAAGCGACGGTGATGTTGTCGTTGCCTTGGATCTTGCCGGCCGACAGCACGCCGCAACTGGAAGCGCTCGTCGACGCTTGCGGGCTCACGCTCGTGCTCGCGCCTCTCTTGTGGTGGCTGGTCATTCGGCCTTTACAGCGCCTCGCGGCTTTGCGATCGTTGCTGGTTTCGCAATTGCTCGCGGCGCAAGAAACCGAGCGCCGCCGCATGGCCCATGATCTCCACGACGGCCTCGGTCAGACGTTGACGACGCTGACCGTCGGGCTGCGAACTTTAGAGGAAGCACCTTCTCTGGAGACGGTGAAGATGTATGCCCGCGAGCTGCGCCGCATCGGCGGTGAAGCGCATGAAGAGATCCGTCGCTTGGCCCGCGGGCTAAGACCGGCCGTGCTCGACGATCTCGGCCTTGCCGCCGCGCTGGAACGATACGTTGCCGACTTCCGTACGGCGCATGGCGTGGATGCCTCGTTCACCTGCAATTGCCCGCTCGAGTCGCGATTGCCTGCCGAAGTGGAGACGACGCTCTACCGCATCGCCCAAGAAGCGACGATGAACGCCTTGCGGCATGGCCGAGCCGGCCGCATCGAGGTCGCGCTCGAGTGCGGCGCGAAGAGCGCGGAACTGCGCGTCGGCGACGACGGTCGTGGCTTCGATGCCGGCGAGGTCTTGCGACGACCGGCCGCTCAAGGGCCGTTCGGTTTGTTGAGCATGCGCGAGCGCGCGGAACAATTGCACGGGGAAGCGACGATCGTTTCGACCATCGGCGTAGGAACGCAGGTGAGCGTCGTCGTCCCGTTGAGAGATTCCAACCATGACTGA
- a CDS encoding alpha/beta hydrolase, protein MHCATVALLGCFLCLAPAQAVELDVPAPSATVVLFPNGAPQEKGDIGPEAAQPMKPGDKTIRLGNVSSPELAIYKPAADKANGAAVVICPGGGYNILAYNLEGTEVAEWLNTIGVTGIVLKYRVPGRKERARHDAPLEDAQRAIGLVRHRASEWGLDPNRIGVLGFSAGGNLAALASTNYEKRTYAPIDDADKVSCRPDFSILIYPAYLVNKENVLQPELRITEKTPPTFIAMTEDDGVRVEGALFYYLALKQAKVQAEMHLYPTGGHGYGLRPKKEKISTWPARAGDWLESIGALQGK, encoded by the coding sequence ATGCACTGCGCGACGGTAGCGCTACTCGGCTGTTTCTTATGCTTGGCGCCGGCTCAGGCCGTTGAATTGGATGTTCCCGCGCCGAGCGCGACCGTGGTGCTGTTTCCGAACGGCGCTCCGCAAGAAAAGGGAGACATCGGGCCGGAAGCGGCGCAGCCGATGAAGCCGGGCGACAAGACGATTCGGCTCGGCAATGTGTCGAGCCCTGAGCTGGCGATCTACAAGCCGGCGGCCGACAAGGCGAACGGTGCGGCGGTCGTCATTTGTCCCGGCGGCGGCTACAACATTCTGGCTTACAACCTTGAGGGAACGGAAGTCGCCGAGTGGTTGAACACGATCGGCGTAACCGGCATCGTGCTGAAGTATCGCGTGCCCGGCCGGAAGGAGCGTGCGCGCCACGATGCGCCGCTCGAAGATGCGCAGCGGGCGATCGGCTTGGTGCGGCATCGGGCAAGCGAATGGGGGCTTGATCCGAACCGGATCGGCGTGCTCGGTTTCTCCGCCGGGGGCAACTTGGCAGCGCTCGCGAGTACGAACTACGAGAAGCGAACTTACGCTCCGATCGACGATGCCGATAAGGTGAGCTGCCGGCCCGACTTCAGCATCCTGATCTATCCGGCGTATCTCGTGAACAAAGAGAACGTCTTGCAGCCGGAGTTGCGCATCACGGAGAAGACGCCGCCGACGTTCATCGCGATGACGGAAGACGACGGAGTGCGGGTCGAAGGAGCGCTCTTCTATTACTTGGCTTTGAAGCAGGCCAAGGTGCAGGCCGAGATGCATCTCTACCCGACCGGCGGCCACGGCTACGGCTTGCGGCCGAAGAAAGAAAAAATCTCGACTTGGCCGGCGCGCGCCGGCGACTGGTTGGAATCGATCGGCGCACTGCAAGGCAAGTGA
- a CDS encoding response regulator transcription factor, whose translation MTESSKLSTSKKIRVVVADDHAVLRSGLRLLINTQADMEVVGEAGGFGETQRICRELRPDVLSLDLNMPDGPAAPTIETLARELPGMKILVLTMHDDAAYLKSSLAAGAHGFVVKKSADTELLSAIRALAQGRAFIDLESITKAESSSAAEPASDSLFASLSEREREVFRQLALGHTNQAIADRLVLSVKTVESYRSRLMTKLGCRSRADLTRRAIEAGLLTSEPREN comes from the coding sequence ATGACTGAGTCATCGAAGCTCTCGACGTCGAAAAAAATCCGGGTCGTCGTCGCCGACGATCATGCGGTGCTGCGCTCCGGCCTGCGGCTGCTCATCAATACGCAGGCGGATATGGAAGTAGTGGGCGAGGCCGGCGGCTTCGGCGAGACGCAGCGCATCTGTCGTGAGCTGCGGCCGGATGTGTTGTCGCTCGATTTGAATATGCCCGACGGCCCCGCTGCGCCGACGATCGAAACGCTCGCGCGCGAGCTGCCCGGCATGAAGATTCTCGTCCTGACGATGCACGACGACGCGGCGTATCTCAAGTCATCACTGGCGGCGGGAGCGCACGGGTTCGTCGTCAAAAAATCGGCCGATACGGAGCTCTTGTCGGCGATTCGCGCGCTGGCGCAAGGCCGTGCGTTCATCGATCTCGAATCGATTACGAAAGCGGAGTCGAGTTCTGCGGCGGAGCCTGCGAGCGATTCCCTATTTGCCTCGTTGAGCGAGCGCGAACGGGAGGTTTTCCGGCAACTCGCACTCGGCCACACCAATCAAGCGATCGCCGATCGGCTTGTGCTCAGCGTGAAGACGGTCGAGTCGTATCGATCGCGGTTGATGACGAAGCTGGGTTGCCGAAGTCGGGCCGATCTAACGCGCCGCGCGATCGAGGCGGGCCTGTTGACGAGCGAACCTCGCGAAAACTAG
- a CDS encoding vitamin B12-dependent ribonucleotide reductase, giving the protein MADVSAGGVAERATKKSRRLSTGLMVEPVFCPTDVESPFDTVQWETRTAAIKGESGEVLFEQTNCEVPTFWTQLATNVVCSKYYYGEVNTPQREYSVRQLIHRVTRTISDWGIKDGYFATAEDGEKFYRELSWLCLHQHGAFNSPVWFNVGLFHQYGVKGAACNWHWDAETEQVRVPDNPYEYPQGSACFIQAVQDNMEDIMELARSEAMLFKFGSGTGTDLSTLRSQREKLSGGGKPSGPLSFMRVYDQIAAVVKSGGKTRRAAKMQSLKIWHPDILEFIECKAKEERKARTLIAAGYDSNFNGEAYSSVMFQNANLSVRVTDEFMDAVVNDKPWTTHWVTDAKIPGPTYPARELMGKMAANAWQCGDPGVQYDTTINKWHTCPNSGRINASNPCSEYMFLDNTACNLASINLMKFREADGTFDAERFRNACRLFFVAQEILVDHASYPTKLIAANSHKFRPLGLGYSNLGSLIMSSGLSYDSDAARGLCGSITALLHGTANLTSAELAAAVGPFDGFAQNREPMLNVMKMHREEADKIDQACPEYLREAARDIWDEVLAAGRVHGFRNAQATVLAPTGTISFLMDCDTTGIEPDIALVKYKQLAGGGMLKIVNNTVPAALRKLGYDQPNIESILAYIDKNDTIEGAPGIKNDDLGVFDCAFTPRNGTRSIAWPAHIKMMAAAQPFLSGAISKTVNMPRETTPEDVALAYVEGWQLGLKALAIYRDGSKESQPLNTSSEESKTADKAAKSAGPRRRRLPDTRQSVTHKFSVSGHEGYLTVGLYEDGHPGELFITMAKEGSTVGGLMDCLGTAISMGLQYGVPLEAYVNKFSHMRFEPMGNTKNPDIKIAKSVIDYIVRWMGITFLPGYREATVGDSGGKPAAAKGDDASGQLKPAAKKAGGSMSGAGTPKPATTTTPSLITTALNGNGNGNAHGSYTNGISSGGATSPVAKAATKSDAGKSDSAKPDSNGKSEDTLLARAGVAPKYDLSALVVPGNLTVRSEQFASFQSDAPSCDNCGSITVRAGNCYLCHNCGASMGCS; this is encoded by the coding sequence ATGGCTGATGTTAGTGCCGGCGGCGTTGCGGAACGCGCCACCAAGAAGTCGCGCCGTCTTTCGACGGGCCTGATGGTCGAACCGGTCTTTTGCCCGACCGACGTGGAAAGTCCGTTCGACACGGTGCAGTGGGAAACCCGCACCGCGGCGATCAAAGGAGAGAGCGGCGAGGTGCTCTTCGAGCAGACCAATTGCGAAGTGCCGACCTTCTGGACGCAACTGGCGACGAACGTCGTCTGCAGCAAATACTACTACGGCGAAGTGAACACGCCGCAGCGCGAATACAGCGTGCGCCAACTCATCCATCGCGTTACGCGCACCATTTCCGACTGGGGCATCAAAGACGGCTACTTCGCGACCGCCGAAGACGGCGAGAAGTTCTATCGTGAGTTGTCGTGGCTCTGCCTGCATCAGCACGGCGCATTCAACTCGCCGGTGTGGTTCAACGTCGGTCTGTTTCATCAATACGGCGTGAAGGGGGCGGCTTGCAATTGGCATTGGGATGCCGAGACCGAGCAAGTGCGCGTTCCCGACAACCCGTATGAGTATCCGCAAGGCTCGGCCTGCTTCATTCAAGCCGTGCAAGACAACATGGAAGACATCATGGAGCTCGCCCGCAGCGAGGCCATGTTGTTTAAGTTCGGCTCCGGCACCGGCACCGATCTGTCGACGCTTCGCTCGCAGCGCGAGAAGCTGTCGGGCGGCGGCAAGCCGAGCGGCCCATTGTCGTTCATGCGGGTCTACGATCAGATCGCGGCCGTAGTGAAGAGCGGCGGCAAGACCCGTCGCGCCGCAAAAATGCAATCGCTCAAGATCTGGCATCCGGACATCCTCGAGTTCATCGAGTGCAAGGCGAAGGAAGAGCGTAAGGCGCGCACGCTGATCGCCGCCGGCTACGACTCTAACTTCAACGGCGAAGCCTACAGCTCGGTGATGTTCCAAAACGCGAACCTCTCGGTGCGCGTGACCGACGAATTCATGGACGCCGTCGTCAACGACAAGCCATGGACCACGCATTGGGTTACCGACGCGAAGATCCCCGGCCCGACCTATCCGGCTCGCGAATTGATGGGCAAGATGGCTGCCAACGCTTGGCAGTGCGGCGATCCGGGCGTGCAGTACGACACGACGATCAATAAGTGGCACACCTGCCCGAACTCGGGCCGGATCAACGCCAGCAATCCGTGCTCGGAATACATGTTCCTCGACAACACGGCTTGCAACTTGGCGAGCATCAACCTGATGAAGTTCCGCGAGGCCGACGGCACGTTCGACGCCGAACGCTTCCGCAACGCTTGCCGGTTGTTCTTCGTGGCGCAAGAAATTCTCGTCGACCACGCGAGCTACCCGACGAAGCTCATCGCGGCCAATAGCCACAAGTTCCGCCCGCTCGGCCTCGGCTATTCGAACCTCGGCAGCTTGATCATGTCGAGCGGTTTGTCGTACGACTCGGATGCCGCTCGCGGCCTCTGCGGCTCGATCACGGCTCTCTTGCACGGCACGGCGAATCTGACGAGCGCCGAACTTGCCGCGGCGGTCGGTCCGTTCGATGGCTTTGCTCAGAACCGCGAGCCGATGCTCAACGTGATGAAGATGCACCGCGAAGAAGCCGACAAGATCGACCAAGCTTGTCCGGAATATCTACGCGAAGCGGCGCGCGACATTTGGGACGAAGTGCTTGCGGCCGGCCGTGTGCATGGCTTCCGCAACGCCCAGGCGACGGTGCTCGCCCCGACCGGCACGATCAGCTTCCTCATGGATTGCGATACGACCGGCATCGAACCGGACATCGCGTTGGTGAAGTACAAGCAACTCGCCGGCGGCGGGATGCTCAAGATCGTCAACAACACGGTTCCCGCGGCGCTTCGCAAGCTCGGCTACGATCAGCCCAACATCGAATCGATCTTGGCGTATATCGACAAGAACGACACGATCGAAGGCGCGCCGGGCATCAAGAACGACGATCTCGGAGTGTTCGATTGTGCGTTTACTCCGCGCAATGGAACTCGCTCGATCGCGTGGCCGGCCCATATCAAAATGATGGCCGCCGCCCAACCGTTCCTTTCGGGTGCGATCTCGAAGACCGTGAATATGCCGCGTGAGACCACTCCGGAAGACGTTGCTTTGGCCTACGTCGAAGGTTGGCAACTCGGCTTGAAGGCCTTGGCGATTTATCGCGACGGCTCGAAGGAAAGCCAGCCGCTCAACACGAGCAGCGAAGAGAGCAAGACGGCCGACAAGGCCGCGAAGTCGGCCGGTCCGCGGCGACGTCGCTTGCCCGACACGCGTCAATCGGTGACGCACAAGTTCAGCGTCTCCGGTCATGAAGGCTATCTGACCGTCGGCCTCTATGAAGACGGCCATCCGGGCGAACTCTTCATCACGATGGCGAAGGAAGGAAGCACGGTCGGCGGGTTGATGGACTGCCTCGGCACCGCGATCTCGATGGGCCTGCAATACGGCGTGCCGCTCGAAGCCTATGTGAACAAGTTCTCGCACATGCGGTTCGAGCCGATGGGGAACACGAAGAACCCCGACATCAAGATCGCCAAGAGCGTGATCGACTACATCGTCCGCTGGATGGGGATCACCTTCTTGCCGGGCTATCGCGAGGCGACCGTCGGCGACTCCGGCGGAAAGCCGGCGGCTGCCAAAGGAGATGATGCCTCGGGGCAGCTGAAGCCCGCCGCCAAGAAGGCCGGCGGGTCGATGAGCGGGGCAGGAACGCCTAAGCCCGCAACCACCACGACGCCGTCGCTCATCACGACTGCGTTGAACGGGAATGGAAACGGCAACGCACATGGTTCGTATACCAACGGCATCAGCTCCGGGGGAGCGACGAGCCCTGTTGCGAAGGCCGCTACCAAATCGGACGCGGGAAAATCGGATTCGGCAAAGCCCGACTCGAACGGCAAGAGCGAAGACACGCTGCTGGCTCGAGCCGGCGTCGCACCGAAGTACGACTTGAGTGCGCTCGTAGTGCCGGGCAACCTCACGGTACGGAGCGAACAGTTCGCGTCGTTCCAATCGGACGCCCCGAGTTGCGACAACTGCGGCTCGATCACCGTGCGAGCCGGCAACTGCTACCTCTGTCACAACTGCGGAGCCAGCATGGGCTGCTCGTAG